One region of Bacteroidota bacterium genomic DNA includes:
- a CDS encoding phosphoenolpyruvate carboxykinase (GTP), whose amino-acid sequence MPYSMKLKDWVQECADLCKPDAIYWCNGSDEEYQMLVNKMLEDGTFHKLNEKTYPNSYLSYSNPNDVARVEHCTFICTKDQKDAGVTNNWKSPDEMKSMMREIYDGCMKGRTMYVVPYVMGPLGAPASKVGVELTDSPYVVANMKIMTRMGQKALDQMKDEYDYVAGLHSVADCNPERRYIAHFPEEYLIWSVGSGYGGNALLGKKCFALRIASWLAKQEGWMAEHMLILELETPDGKKSYITAALPSACGKTNLAMMVSALEDQGYKVKTVGDDIAWMYIGEDGRLYAINPEAGFFGVAPGTNPKTNPNAIASLHKNAIFTNVALTKDNEPWWEGFTKEKPEGMKDWKGNDYTGEGNAAHPNSRFTAPAAQCPCISSEFENPMGVPIDAILFGARRATNVPLVYETFDWQHGVFVGATMSSETTAAATGAVGVIRRDPFAMLPFIGYNAGDYFQHWLDMGKKLGDKAPKIFHINWFRTDENGKFLWPGFGENARVLKWVYERLHGKTDAVKTAIGNVPTATGLDTTGLDMTKEQVEKALEVKNENWKGELPGMKEFFEKVGDALPKEMWDEYHALEKRIG is encoded by the coding sequence GACGGTACTTTTCATAAACTAAATGAGAAGACCTATCCGAACAGCTATCTATCATATTCAAATCCAAACGATGTTGCCCGCGTTGAGCACTGCACATTTATTTGTACAAAAGATCAAAAAGATGCAGGTGTAACAAACAACTGGAAATCACCCGATGAGATGAAATCCATGATGAGAGAAATCTATGATGGCTGTATGAAGGGACGTACTATGTACGTTGTTCCTTACGTAATGGGTCCTTTAGGCGCTCCGGCCTCTAAGGTTGGCGTTGAACTCACAGACTCACCTTATGTAGTGGCCAACATGAAAATCATGACAAGAATGGGGCAGAAAGCTCTTGATCAGATGAAAGATGAATATGATTACGTTGCAGGTCTTCACTCAGTTGCTGATTGCAATCCTGAAAGAAGATATATCGCTCACTTCCCTGAAGAGTATCTGATATGGTCTGTTGGCTCAGGTTACGGTGGAAACGCATTACTCGGTAAAAAGTGTTTTGCGCTTCGTATTGCTTCATGGCTTGCCAAACAGGAAGGCTGGATGGCAGAGCACATGCTTATCCTTGAGCTTGAAACACCTGACGGAAAGAAATCATACATCACAGCAGCTTTACCATCTGCCTGCGGAAAGACAAATCTTGCAATGATGGTTTCGGCTCTTGAAGACCAGGGCTACAAAGTAAAAACAGTCGGTGACGATATCGCATGGATGTACATCGGCGAAGACGGCAGATTATATGCTATCAATCCTGAAGCAGGATTTTTCGGAGTTGCTCCCGGAACAAACCCAAAGACAAATCCTAACGCAATTGCTTCACTTCACAAAAATGCAATCTTCACAAACGTTGCTCTCACAAAAGATAATGAGCCATGGTGGGAAGGCTTCACAAAAGAGAAACCTGAAGGCATGAAGGACTGGAAGGGCAATGATTACACAGGTGAAGGAAATGCTGCTCACCCGAATTCACGCTTCACAGCTCCTGCAGCACAATGCCCATGTATCTCTTCTGAATTTGAAAACCCGATGGGAGTTCCAATTGATGCTATTTTATTCGGCGCAAGAAGAGCTACAAACGTTCCGCTTGTATATGAAACATTTGACTGGCAGCATGGTGTATTCGTAGGCGCAACAATGTCATCTGAAACAACAGCAGCTGCAACAGGCGCAGTTGGTGTTATCAGAAGAGACCCGTTTGCAATGCTTCCGTTCATCGGATACAATGCAGGTGATTACTTCCAGCACTGGCTTGATATGGGCAAGAAACTCGGTGATAAAGCACCGAAGATATTTCACATCAACTGGTTCAGAACCGATGAGAACGGCAAATTCTTATGGCCGGGATTTGGTGAAAACGCCAGAGTTCTTAAATGGGTTTACGAAAGACTTCATGGCAAAACAGATGCAGTGAAAACAGCAATTGGTAATGTACCTACAGCTACCGGACTTGATACAACAGGACTTGATATGACAAAAGAACAAGTTGAAAAAGCACTTGAAGTTAAGAACGAAAACTGGAAAGGCGAACTTCCAGGTATGAAAGAATTCTTTGAAAAAGTCGGTGATGCTCTTCCTAAGGAAATGTGGGATGAGTACCATGCACTTGAAAAAAGAATCGGATAA
- a CDS encoding DMT family transporter has protein sequence MSKFFNKFGLSFAILVSLNYLFLHMLKGIESSVVATIRVFLIVISMALLATFWKKWSKIPFKELLIIALAGGLNFGLYSYTIAKGLQETTATQASIIFNTAPIFSMIFAVLFRLEKWSWPAFAGAVVAISGVVISTLGGLHQGNGSLLGDMLMLFSAMIISFSSVLVAGISKKYNPVAFTALLAFFGLLVLIPFSFTDLQATPWATLGLNKYLMLGFVGIIGGAVVFGCYYKCISQVGASSAMVYTFFSVPLTIIYSIIFLGQGVHHMQIIGAIVVLTGAGWSIYQRNKNNEALAHPTHH, from the coding sequence TTGAGCAAATTTTTTAATAAGTTCGGGCTTTCTTTTGCAATCCTTGTTAGCTTAAATTATCTTTTTCTGCACATGCTAAAAGGAATTGAAAGCAGCGTTGTTGCCACTATCCGTGTTTTTCTTATTGTAATTTCAATGGCGCTTCTTGCCACCTTCTGGAAAAAGTGGAGTAAAATTCCTTTCAAAGAACTTCTTATCATTGCACTTGCAGGTGGACTCAACTTCGGTCTATATTCTTATACAATAGCAAAAGGTCTCCAGGAAACCACTGCCACACAAGCATCAATTATTTTCAATACCGCTCCTATTTTCTCCATGATATTTGCAGTCCTGTTCCGCCTAGAAAAATGGTCATGGCCTGCATTTGCCGGAGCTGTTGTAGCAATCTCAGGAGTAGTAATATCCACGCTTGGCGGTTTGCATCAGGGCAACGGCAGCTTACTTGGCGATATGCTCATGCTTTTTTCCGCAATGATAATTTCATTCAGCTCAGTGCTTGTAGCAGGCATCAGCAAAAAATATAATCCCGTCGCATTTACTGCTTTACTTGCATTCTTTGGTTTACTTGTACTTATTCCATTCTCATTTACAGATTTACAGGCTACTCCCTGGGCGACACTCGGGCTTAACAAATATCTGATGCTTGGCTTTGTTGGCATCATTGGCGGAGCAGTAGTCTTCGGCTGTTATTATAAGTGCATCAGCCAGGTCGGAGCTTCATCTGCAATGGTATATACTTTTTTCAGCGTTCCGCTTACTATAATTTACAGCATCATATTCCTGGGGCAGGGAGTTCATCATATGCAGATAATCGGTGCCATCGTTGTCCTTACCGGAGCAGGCTGGAGCATATATCAGCGTAATAAAAATAACGAAGCACTGGCTCATCCGACTCACCACTAA
- a CDS encoding GNAT family N-acetyltransferase, whose product MIFRKAIREDLPSIIEMLANDFLGATREKFELPLPQSYYDFFELINSDSYQELTVAEIDGEVIGTMQLTFLPNLNFGGSMRLQIESVRVRDSLTGKGIGTKMMEYAIEKAKEKKCRIVQLTTDKRRKDAHRFYEKLGFTASHEGMKLHLY is encoded by the coding sequence ATGATATTCCGTAAAGCAATACGTGAAGACCTTCCCTCAATTATTGAAATGCTTGCAAATGATTTTCTCGGAGCAACCAGAGAAAAATTTGAACTGCCACTGCCACAATCTTATTACGATTTTTTTGAACTTATAAATTCAGATTCATATCAGGAACTGACTGTTGCTGAAATCGATGGTGAAGTTATCGGTACAATGCAATTAACATTTCTGCCAAACTTAAACTTCGGCGGAAGTATGCGGCTTCAGATTGAAAGTGTGAGAGTAAGAGATTCTTTAACAGGGAAGGGAATAGGAACGAAGATGATGGAGTACGCAATTGAAAAAGCTAAAGAAAAAAAATGCAGAATTGTTCAGCTCACAACAGATAAACGCCGGAAAGACGCTCACCGCTTTTATGAAAAGCTTGGCTTTACAGCTTCACATGAAGGAATGAAACTGCATTTATATTAA
- the mgtE gene encoding magnesium transporter, producing the protein MSKENTYKSVLEVDKEILENITGLIHDKSDGALRNIVADLYDFDIAVIIENLEEDDDAFYLFSLLDHETASNVLLELSDERKDEIVERLEGKKLSSIVSEMYSDDAADFVSELDDKEKHEVLQNLDSIDKEDSQEVRELLQYDENTAGGIMAKEFVVIHCNRTVAEAIEEIQQQADEVDQLYNVWVVEDDNKLVGIISLKRIIILMKEPDKIINDVMNPDVISVRADVDQQEVANIFRSYDLVSLPVVDLHGRVIGKISSDDIMDVMEEEYSEDVAKMVGSDSEELEKKSPFQIAKLRLPWVLITLGIEFIGGFVIASYDETLRKVILLASFMPVISAIAGNTGLQSAAIVVRALDTGLISLDRWFEPVKRQLQTTTIIGFVVGIIVACIGYMWEDTNKFLFGLTVGISMFISINLSGVVGTIFPFLSKKMGFDPAITSGPFETAFQDVIGVSIFLTLATYLLTHL; encoded by the coding sequence TTGTCAAAAGAAAATACATATAAATCAGTTCTTGAAGTTGATAAAGAGATATTAGAGAATATCACCGGACTTATACATGATAAGTCAGATGGTGCGCTTCGTAATATCGTCGCCGACTTATATGATTTTGACATTGCAGTTATCATTGAAAATCTGGAAGAAGATGATGACGCATTCTATCTCTTCTCTTTGCTGGACCATGAAACTGCAAGTAATGTTCTGCTTGAGCTATCCGATGAAAGAAAAGATGAGATTGTAGAGCGGCTTGAAGGCAAAAAGCTTAGCTCCATCGTAAGCGAGATGTATTCCGATGATGCTGCTGACTTTGTAAGCGAGCTTGATGATAAAGAGAAGCATGAAGTTCTTCAGAACTTAGACTCGATTGATAAAGAAGATTCACAGGAAGTACGTGAGCTGCTTCAGTATGATGAGAATACTGCCGGCGGTATTATGGCTAAGGAGTTTGTTGTCATTCACTGCAACAGAACAGTAGCCGAGGCAATAGAAGAGATACAGCAGCAGGCTGATGAAGTTGACCAGCTTTATAACGTTTGGGTTGTTGAAGATGATAATAAACTTGTGGGAATAATTTCTCTCAAGAGAATTATTATCCTGATGAAAGAACCGGATAAAATTATTAACGATGTAATGAATCCCGATGTTATATCTGTCCGCGCCGATGTTGACCAGCAGGAAGTTGCGAATATTTTCAGAAGCTATGATCTTGTGTCATTGCCCGTAGTTGATTTGCACGGAAGAGTAATTGGTAAAATTAGCTCTGACGATATCATGGACGTTATGGAAGAAGAATACTCTGAAGACGTTGCAAAGATGGTTGGTTCCGATTCTGAAGAGCTTGAAAAAAAATCTCCGTTCCAGATTGCGAAGTTAAGGCTGCCGTGGGTATTGATTACACTCGGTATAGAATTCATAGGCGGATTTGTAATCGCTTCTTACGATGAAACACTTCGCAAAGTAATATTACTCGCATCATTTATGCCCGTTATCTCAGCAATAGCAGGGAACACCGGACTGCAATCCGCGGCTATAGTTGTGCGCGCACTTGATACAGGCTTGATAAGTTTAGACAGATGGTTTGAACCGGTTAAAAGACAATTGCAGACTACTACCATAATAGGATTTGTTGTCGGAATAATTGTTGCATGCATCGGTTATATGTGGGAAGATACGAATAAATTTCTGTTCGGTCTTACTGTCGGGATTTCAATGTTTATATCAATTAATCTATCCGGAGTAGTCGGAACAATTTTTCCTTTCTTATCTAAAAAAATGGGATTCGATCCCGCAATAACTTCAGGTCCGTTTGAAACAGCATTTCAGGATGTGATTGGTGTTTCAATATTTCTTACACTTGCTACATATCTTTTAACCCATTTATAA
- a CDS encoding phosphatase PAP2 family protein, whose amino-acid sequence MIEDFKNRLRYLEAPDKANQIFLLILSILSLFILPIMGKFIMIAVNFLLGIVIVYCVSIYEKKDDFAKKKPGVARFIRFFYPILMVLFCFKQVYYLMLYSSPVLYDSYLANIDRAIFGVDPTTMSLHFNHPWFTEFIQIIYGIFYLMPVIFAMELYLWHRYEELKYAMFVVFVGFYLSFLGYLLVPAIGPRFTIHDFNSINTELPGIFFAKLLRQVIDFGESIPVGVSNPEAFAQRDAFPSGHTIMIVLITYLSRKIRSNTFYFYLPYACLMIFSTVYLRYHYVADLLGAVPFILVTILIAHFVYKNKNINFRSI is encoded by the coding sequence TTGATTGAAGATTTTAAAAATAGGTTACGATATTTAGAAGCCCCCGATAAAGCAAATCAGATCTTCCTTCTTATACTCAGCATTTTAAGTTTGTTCATTCTTCCTATCATGGGAAAATTTATAATGATTGCTGTAAATTTTCTGCTGGGAATCGTTATAGTATATTGCGTAAGCATTTACGAAAAGAAGGATGACTTCGCAAAGAAGAAGCCCGGAGTTGCCCGCTTTATAAGATTTTTTTATCCGATATTGATGGTGCTGTTCTGTTTTAAACAGGTTTATTATCTGATGTTGTACTCAAGTCCCGTGCTGTATGATAGCTACCTTGCAAATATTGACAGAGCGATTTTCGGAGTTGATCCGACTACAATGTCTCTCCACTTTAATCACCCGTGGTTCACTGAGTTCATACAAATAATATACGGTATTTTTTATCTGATGCCTGTAATTTTCGCAATGGAGTTATACCTGTGGCACAGATATGAAGAGTTGAAGTATGCTATGTTCGTAGTATTCGTTGGCTTTTATCTTTCGTTCCTGGGTTACTTGCTAGTGCCTGCAATTGGACCAAGATTTACAATTCATGATTTTAATTCTATTAACACTGAGCTTCCGGGAATATTTTTTGCAAAGCTGCTAAGGCAGGTGATTGATTTCGGTGAGTCGATTCCGGTGGGAGTATCGAATCCTGAGGCTTTTGCTCAGCGTGATGCGTTTCCTTCGGGACATACAATTATGATTGTGCTAATTACTTATCTCTCAAGAAAAATCCGTTCAAATACTTTTTATTTTTATCTGCCTTATGCATGTCTCATGATTTTTTCAACTGTATATCTCCGTTATCATTACGTTGCAGATTTGCTCGGAGCAGTACCCTTCATTCTTGTAACAATTCTCATCGCCCACTTTGTTTATAAAAATAAAAATATAAACTTTAGAAGTATTTAG
- the hemW gene encoding radical SAM family heme chaperone HemW yields the protein MSGLYIHIPFCRRKCTYCDFYLVTNLNIVDKFVTNLLKEIELTAQLYKEEKYDTIFFGGGTPSLLPPERLKEIIDTLKYNFIVSENSEVTIEANPEDFFEADFQKYKEAGINRFSFGVQSFIDEELKFLTRMHTAEQAESVIRECRKVFDNVSCDIIYSLPNQTKENLEYSLNKVIELNIPHVSAYTLIFEEQTKLFTLLQKNLVKQNEDSVESDLYSYVSEFLIKHGFNHYEVSNYAKPGYESKHNLKYWNYENYIGFGPSAHSLHNGKRWNNFRDIIKYNIYLQDGKLPIENEINLDEKMMKMEFIMLALRSTGVNFERYKKFFNTNFYEDYEHSINDLQRNRLGIILEKEFKLTESGYKLTDEIMAKYF from the coding sequence TTGTCAGGACTTTATATACATATTCCCTTCTGCAGACGCAAATGCACTTACTGTGACTTTTATCTTGTAACGAATTTAAACATCGTTGATAAATTTGTTACAAATTTGTTAAAAGAAATTGAACTCACTGCGCAATTATATAAAGAAGAAAAATACGATACTATTTTTTTCGGAGGAGGTACGCCTTCCCTGCTCCCGCCGGAAAGGTTAAAAGAAATAATTGATACGTTAAAATATAATTTCATTGTATCGGAAAATTCCGAAGTTACAATTGAGGCAAATCCCGAAGATTTTTTTGAAGCAGATTTTCAGAAATATAAAGAAGCAGGAATAAACCGTTTCAGCTTCGGAGTGCAGTCATTTATAGATGAAGAGTTAAAGTTCTTAACAAGAATGCATACGGCTGAGCAGGCTGAGAGCGTAATTCGTGAATGCAGAAAAGTTTTTGATAATGTCAGCTGCGATATAATATATTCCCTGCCTAATCAGACAAAAGAAAACCTTGAATACTCGCTTAATAAAGTTATTGAGCTGAATATTCCGCACGTATCTGCATATACTTTAATCTTCGAAGAGCAAACTAAGCTATTTACTTTGCTTCAGAAAAATTTAGTGAAGCAGAATGAAGATTCCGTTGAATCAGATTTATATTCATATGTATCGGAATTTCTGATAAAGCATGGCTTCAATCATTACGAAGTATCTAACTATGCAAAACCGGGTTATGAATCTAAACATAATCTGAAATACTGGAACTATGAAAATTACATTGGCTTCGGTCCCTCTGCGCACTCACTTCATAATGGCAAGAGATGGAATAATTTCCGCGATATAATAAAATACAATATATATTTACAGGATGGAAAGCTCCCGATTGAAAATGAAATTAATCTTGATGAAAAAATGATGAAGATGGAATTTATTATGCTGGCTTTAAGAAGCACGGGAGTAAATTTTGAACGGTATAAAAAATTCTTCAATACAAATTTTTACGAAGACTATGAGCATTCAATAAATGATTTACAAAGAAACCGATTAGGAATTATATTAGAAAAAGAATTTAAACTGACTGAAAGCGGATACAAACTTACTGATGAAATTATGGCTAAATACTTCTAA
- a CDS encoding TerC family protein has product MLDTGFHWILFNIFVVGMLALDLGVFHKKSHKVEIKEALIWSGVWIAFALIFALMLWMGWIYQGAYDHTDVTMKFLTGYLIEKSLSVDNVFVFVLLFGYFKVPSEYQHKVLFWGILGALIMRVVFIFAGVALINKFEWIVYVFGAFLIFTGIKIAVQKDKEMHPEDNPVLKLTKKFFRMTPGFVGDKFFVKKDKVKYATPLFAVLVLIETTDLIFAVDSIPAILSISNDPFIVYTSNVFAILGLRALYFALAGIMHLFHYLNYGLAVILSFVGTKMLLDKGVIATEISLIVIAGILALSVIFSLIFPKKKPRVQLNGLTEKQ; this is encoded by the coding sequence ATATTGGATACAGGTTTTCACTGGATTCTTTTTAATATATTTGTAGTTGGAATGCTCGCATTGGATTTAGGAGTATTTCACAAAAAATCACATAAAGTTGAGATAAAAGAAGCACTTATATGGAGCGGTGTATGGATAGCATTTGCATTAATTTTTGCTTTAATGCTCTGGATGGGCTGGATTTATCAGGGAGCTTATGACCACACAGATGTAACTATGAAATTTCTGACGGGTTATCTTATTGAAAAATCACTTAGCGTTGATAATGTATTTGTGTTTGTTTTGCTTTTCGGATACTTCAAAGTTCCAAGCGAGTATCAGCACAAAGTATTGTTCTGGGGAATTCTTGGAGCATTAATTATGCGTGTTGTATTTATTTTTGCCGGCGTTGCTTTGATTAATAAATTTGAATGGATAGTCTATGTCTTCGGCGCATTCTTAATTTTTACAGGGATAAAAATTGCGGTTCAGAAAGATAAGGAAATGCACCCTGAAGATAATCCTGTTCTGAAGCTGACTAAAAAATTTTTTAGAATGACTCCGGGATTTGTAGGCGATAAATTTTTCGTAAAGAAAGATAAGGTGAAATATGCGACACCTTTATTCGCTGTATTAGTTCTTATTGAAACAACTGATTTGATTTTTGCGGTTGACTCTATCCCTGCTATTCTTTCAATTTCAAATGACCCTTTTATTGTATATACTTCAAACGTGTTTGCAATATTAGGTTTGCGCGCTTTATATTTTGCATTAGCCGGAATAATGCACTTATTCCATTACTTGAATTACGGACTGGCAGTTATTCTTTCATTTGTCGGCACTAAAATGTTATTGGATAAAGGTGTTATCGCAACAGAGATTTCACTTATAGTTATCGCAGGAATTTTAGCTTTATCTGTAATTTTCTCGTTGATATTTCCGAAGAAAAAACCAAGAGTGCAATTGAATGGACTGACTGAAAAACAATAA
- the lepB gene encoding signal peptidase I — protein sequence MALIKKTTKTDKNKVKKNKPKEFFDALVYAAIVAFIIKIFLFEAYRIPTGSMENTLLVGDFLLVTKFTYGATTPRNVPFTDIRIPYWKLPGFKDPERGDIIVFDFPGDKDELESKEVVNYIKRCVGLPGDTIHVVDKQLYVNGAIFPNPPNSQFDKVQRGLDTRNARIFPKGAPWTEDNYGPIRVPKKGDKIALNDKNFDQWRMFALKEGHRIQLNPGGVISSDGVNLPNNEYTVERNYLFMMGDNRNNSLDSRFWGFMPEQNIVGQAFMLYWSWDANIPFSHFFDLLGSIRWGRIGNLIR from the coding sequence ATGGCATTAATAAAAAAGACCACAAAAACAGATAAAAATAAAGTAAAGAAGAATAAACCAAAAGAGTTTTTTGATGCATTAGTTTACGCAGCAATTGTAGCATTCATCATAAAAATATTTTTGTTCGAAGCATACCGGATCCCCACAGGCTCTATGGAAAACACACTGCTTGTCGGCGATTTTCTTCTTGTAACAAAGTTTACTTACGGAGCAACGACTCCGCGAAATGTTCCTTTCACAGATATAAGAATTCCCTACTGGAAACTCCCCGGCTTTAAAGATCCTGAAAGAGGTGATATAATTGTATTTGATTTCCCAGGAGACAAAGATGAACTCGAATCAAAAGAGGTTGTAAATTACATCAAAAGATGTGTCGGCTTACCCGGCGATACAATTCATGTTGTTGATAAGCAGCTTTATGTAAACGGAGCTATTTTCCCGAATCCGCCTAACTCGCAATTTGATAAAGTCCAGCGCGGACTTGATACAAGGAATGCAAGAATTTTTCCTAAAGGCGCTCCATGGACTGAAGACAACTATGGACCGATTCGTGTACCTAAGAAAGGCGATAAGATTGCTCTTAACGATAAAAATTTCGACCAGTGGAGAATGTTTGCTTTGAAAGAAGGACATAGAATACAACTGAATCCGGGCGGAGTGATTTCTTCTGACGGAGTAAATCTTCCTAACAACGAATACACAGTTGAAAGAAATTATTTGTTCATGATGGGTGATAACAGAAACAACTCTCTCGATAGCCGCTTCTGGGGATTTATGCCTGAACAGAATATCGTAGGACAGGCGTTTATGCTATACTGGTCATGGGATGCAAATATACCGTTCTCACATTTCTTTGATCTGCTCGGTTCAATAAGATGGGGCAGAATCGGAAATCTTATAAGGTAA
- a CDS encoding four helix bundle protein codes for MKESIVVTKSFDFAIRIVNLYKFLLEMKREYVMSKQILRCVTSIGANVRESQSAESKPDFIHKLSVALKEVDETSYWLELLYKTEFITNEQYESLIFDTLELRKIISSIILTSRGTHNS; via the coding sequence ATGAAAGAAAGTATCGTAGTAACTAAGAGTTTTGATTTCGCGATAAGAATTGTCAATTTATATAAATTTTTATTGGAAATGAAAAGAGAATATGTGATGTCAAAGCAGATTTTAAGATGTGTAACCTCAATTGGTGCAAATGTACGTGAATCTCAAAGCGCTGAATCCAAACCTGATTTCATCCATAAGCTATCTGTAGCTTTAAAAGAAGTTGATGAAACATCTTACTGGTTGGAATTGTTATATAAAACAGAGTTTATTACAAATGAACAGTACGAGAGTTTAATTTTTGATACTCTCGAATTAAGAAAAATTATTTCATCCATCATTCTCACTTCACGTGGAACTCATAATTCATAA
- the lepA gene encoding elongation factor 4 has product MSTSRIRNFCIIAHIDHGKSTLADRLLEKTKTVAERDMVKQILDDMELEQERGITIKLHAIQMKYKSKSGEDFIFNLIDTPGHVDFSYEVSRSLAACEGALLVVDSTQGIEAQTISNLYLAIDNGLEIIPVINKIDLPNAMPDVVSEQIVDLIGCKKEDIILASAKADIGTEDILEAIVSRIPPAPINNEKPLRALIFDSKFDIYRGVIIYLRVFDGVLREGQKIRFYFNNKEFVAEEVGILKMDKVRTKELESGQVGYLIAGIKDVNESKVGDTIFNAEDPITEPLPGYKEVLPMVFSGIYPSAADDFEVLRDSLSKLKLNDAALSFVPESSLALGFGFRCGFLGMLHMEIVQERLEREYNLNIVTTVPNVEYKIYKTNGDVLIVDNPSSMPEPQLIDYIEEPYISANIITPTEYMGNLMKLANERRGVFVNSHYVDAKRVDLHFELPLSEIVYDFYDKLKSYSRGYASFDYELKDYRKSDLVKLDILLNGDPVDALSTVVHRSKAHDWGKRLCSKLRKLIPRQMYEVAIQAAIGAKIVARETISAMRKNVIAKCYGGDISRKRKLLEKQKEGKKRMKQVGSVEIPQEAFHAVLSLDD; this is encoded by the coding sequence TTGAGCACATCACGAATAAGAAATTTTTGCATTATTGCCCACATAGACCACGGCAAATCCACTTTAGCTGACCGCTTACTTGAAAAAACCAAAACTGTTGCCGAGCGCGATATGGTCAAGCAGATACTTGACGATATGGAACTTGAACAGGAGCGCGGTATTACGATTAAACTTCATGCAATTCAGATGAAGTATAAATCAAAATCAGGCGAAGATTTCATTTTTAATTTAATTGATACTCCGGGACACGTTGACTTCTCTTATGAAGTCTCCCGCTCTCTTGCCGCATGCGAAGGCGCATTGCTTGTTGTGGATTCTACTCAGGGCATTGAAGCACAGACAATCAGCAATCTTTATCTTGCAATAGATAACGGTCTTGAGATTATCCCCGTCATCAATAAAATCGACCTTCCAAACGCAATGCCTGATGTTGTTTCGGAACAGATTGTTGATTTAATCGGCTGCAAAAAGGAAGACATAATTTTAGCATCTGCCAAAGCAGATATTGGAACTGAAGATATTCTTGAAGCAATCGTATCAAGAATTCCTCCTGCTCCAATCAATAACGAAAAGCCGTTACGAGCGCTTATATTTGATTCGAAGTTTGATATCTACAGAGGCGTAATTATTTATTTAAGAGTTTTTGACGGAGTACTTAGAGAAGGACAGAAAATAAGATTTTACTTTAATAATAAAGAGTTCGTTGCTGAAGAAGTAGGGATATTAAAGATGGATAAGGTACGGACTAAAGAACTGGAATCAGGACAGGTTGGATATTTAATTGCCGGTATTAAAGACGTGAACGAATCGAAAGTCGGTGATACAATTTTTAATGCCGAAGACCCTATAACAGAACCATTACCGGGATATAAAGAAGTTCTCCCTATGGTATTCAGCGGAATTTATCCTTCTGCTGCAGATGATTTTGAAGTATTGAGAGATTCGCTATCAAAACTGAAACTGAATGACGCAGCTTTATCCTTCGTCCCCGAAAGTTCGTTGGCGCTCGGCTTTGGTTTCAGATGCGGATTTCTCGGAATGCTCCATATGGAGATTGTTCAGGAACGCCTTGAACGCGAATATAATTTGAACATTGTTACAACCGTTCCTAACGTAGAATATAAAATTTACAAAACAAACGGAGACGTTCTCATTGTTGATAATCCTTCTTCAATGCCCGAGCCGCAGTTAATTGATTACATAGAAGAGCCGTATATTTCTGCAAACATTATTACTCCTACTGAATACATGGGCAACTTAATGAAGCTTGCAAATGAGAGACGCGGTGTATTTGTGAACAGCCATTATGTAGATGCAAAAAGAGTTGATCTGCATTTTGAATTACCTCTGAGTGAAATTGTTTATGATTTCTACGATAAATTAAAATCATACTCACGCGGTTACGCATCGTTCGATTATGAATTAAAAGATTACAGAAAATCTGACTTAGTAAAGCTTGATATTTTATTAAACGGAGACCCCGTTGATGCTCTATCAACCGTTGTTCACCGTTCCAAAGCTCATGACTGGGGTAAGAGATTATGTTCAAAACTGAGAAAGCTTATTCCGAGACAGATGTATGAAGTTGCCATTCAGGCAGCCATCGGCGCAAAGATTGTTGCAAGAGAAACAATTTCTGCAATGAGAAAAAACGTTATTGCAAAATGTTACGGCGGTGATATTTCAAGAAAAAGAAAGCTTCTTGAAAAACAAAAAGAAGGAAAGAAGAGAATGAAGCAGGTTGGCTCAGTGGAAATCCCGCAGGAAGCATTCCATGCAGTGCTATCTCTGGATGACTAA
- a CDS encoding histone H1 gives MEKFSDLQKKLDDMKTDIEKFYSKGQNAAGTRLRKSLNELKKVASDIRKEIQDTRASRKTEG, from the coding sequence ATGGAAAAATTCAGTGATCTGCAAAAAAAGCTTGACGACATGAAGACTGACATAGAGAAGTTCTATTCTAAAGGTCAAAATGCCGCAGGAACCAGATTAAGAAAGAGTTTAAACGAATTAAAGAAGGTTGCTTCCGATATCCGTAAAGAAATTCAGGATACAAGAGCATCAAGAAAAACCGAAGGTTAA